Proteins encoded together in one Lathyrus oleraceus cultivar Zhongwan6 chromosome 5, CAAS_Psat_ZW6_1.0, whole genome shotgun sequence window:
- the LOC127086835 gene encoding uncharacterized protein LOC127086835, with translation MMSSTNRIWTVAASVGVVEALKDQGLCRWNYGLRLAQHHVKNHLRSLSQAKKLSSSNSYAMVPNGLKEKEARQSEESLRTVMYLSCWGPNS, from the coding sequence ATGATGAGTTCAACAAACAGAATTTGGACAGTTGCAGCTAGTGTTGGAGTAGTGGAAGCCTTGAAAGACCAAGGTTTATGCAGGTGGAATTATGGTTTAAGATTAGCTCAACATCATGTCAAAAATCATTTGAGATCTTTGTCTCAAGCAAAGAAGCTTTCATCTTCCAATTCTTATGCTATGGTTCCTAATGGATTAAAGGAAAAAGAGGCAAGGCAATCAGAGGAATCCTTGAGGACAGTCATGTACTTAAGTTGTTGGGGTCCTAATAGTTAG